The Nymphaea colorata isolate Beijing-Zhang1983 chromosome 11, ASM883128v2, whole genome shotgun sequence genome includes the window ACTGTGAGGATCCCGACGACGTTGATGAGTTTAATAAGTGGAAATCAGAGTTCTGTCTGCTAGAGAAGGGGGAGGAGATTGAAGAATTGTTACAGGAGAATGTGATTGTTAGTGGGTTCTTCGCGAAATTGGTGCCCAAAAATGTCGATTCGAATGCTTTCTGGAGTAGGTATTTCTTCAGGGTCCACAAGCTCAAGCAAGTAGAGGAAGCTAGAGCTCATCTTGTAAAGAGGGTGATTTCTGCGGATGAGGATGAGGATCTGAGTTGGGAGGTTGACGACGATGATTATGAGGAAGAATCACATAAGAATGATGTTAAGGACAAGAAGGAAGCTAAGGATGATGATGTTGGTTCAGAAAATAGGGATGCGACCATTGTAAAAACAACTAAGATTGGTAGTGACTTGGAAGAGAAGAAACTGGGTACGGAGTCGATCCTTGAGAGTAAGGTTCTCCAGACTCCGAGCAATCCTAGACACGGTGAGGATCCTGAGTCCTGCGGGAAGGATACTGAAATAAAGGACGATCAGTTGGCGGAGGAGAGCAGGGCTTCTGGTGGTAAGGCATCAGGAGGAGCAAAATTAGGTGCTGGGGAATCGGGTAAAGTTGATGAGTCTTCAGTTATGGACAGCCAAGTTTCAGTCCAGGAGGAAGATGAGATTGGCTGGGATGAGATTGAAGATATTGGCAGCGGTGACGAGAAGAAAATGGCTACTAGTGGTGCAAGCCCAAACAAGATTGATATCCGCAAGCGGTTGACCATTGCAGATGATGACGAAGAGCTCAGTTGGGATATTGAAGATGATGAGGATGCTGTTGCAACTAAGCCTTGACTAAAATCTCAATGAGATTGCAGTTGTGTTGCTATGATGTTTTCTATGGTGTCTTTTCCTGGAACTCCTTCAAATGATTATTCGGTttctcatatatgtatatacttttatgtatatgttaataaCTGTTCATTTAAGTTGGAATTGTCTCATGTATGGTTGACTGGTACTCGCAATTTTACATTCGTGAACATATATGCCTTGATATTCCTTCTATTTTCTCGTTGCTAATTGCAAATGGTATACTTGCTTAGAAGAGCTTCAACCAAAGCTGTCTCACTTACCCATTTTTCGACGTCCATTGCTTGGTAATGTTGCCCAGGCCCCAGGATTGTCCTACATGGAATTCTCTGGTAAAGTTTCAGTCTCAGTCCTGGTATTATACTACATGGATTGGAAATGTGCTAATAGCAGAACTTGCTTGTGGTGTCGAACTAGCTATTTCAGGAGGGTCACGAGAAAATATATAATTGCCAATATTGGCGTGTAAGCGTTCTTTCATGCTATACATGGTCATTATGAAGTTTTCAGGTCTTACGTCTCTCATGTTCTCCATTCGTATGACTGCATTGTTAAGTGGACGCCGCTGAATTCTCCTGATTTCTTTCCATGTGAAATTAACTGCCTGTTAAACTACAATGCTAAACACGAGTGGTTCTACAGGTGGAAATTGCAATGGAACCATAACCTTATATAATGTCTCCTGCACGAACCCAGAAGCTGTTGGTTATGTCCAGTGTAAGCTGCTGAATATGCTGCTGATGTTTTTTTCGAAGAAAAGAGGCTGCAAAGATACTTCCCTACCACTCCTAATCTACTTACAAAGGTAAAGGTACAGGGAAGTGAACACGACTCGGAAATCAGCACATCCGAATCAGGGGAATGGGTTCACGATGCTTCTGTATCGTAACGGCATGCAACAACAGGAACCAGACTAGCAATTTTTCCGTAGTGTAATCCATCTGAAAGATGGGTATTGTAAGCCGCTCCTGTGTTTAACTACAACTAGTTCTGATGCATTTTTCTATCTTTGCACTTCTCCCATAGTCATCAAGATATTATGCAGGTAAAACTTAGCTCTTCTCGGTTCATCTAAAGCTTGCTTTGCCTGTTCAATGGGTCAAGCTCAAACTTAGCTCAAACTCTTGCGCCGATGTGCTGAACATCAGCATTTAATGTTCGAATGGCTTTGGATTTAATGCACATAAGAATCATTTGGATTTAATGCACATAAGAATCATTCTTCTGGAAGTGCGTTTTCCAGAAATTTGCTGAGTACTTGTATGGAGGTAGATCGGAAGACATTTAGAATCTTGTCCGGT containing:
- the LOC116265041 gene encoding uncharacterized protein LOC116265041 codes for the protein MNFFKTVFSDEHLPNPKGKEEENDEDDAEERPILNANPKEGAEGEGKSQSTSDPDATSAARSTSWGFGSLLKTITTRSEQVMESYRRDLEEFRAGLTQETAAAARAVVANLPRSLDDGASVAQESLESVGQAIDVVFKGTADLISHGKEALLSLDNPASAATTASSSSTKKISRFEMELHAIQCDQTTYCEDPDDVDEFNKWKSEFCLLEKGEEIEELLQENVIVSGFFAKLVPKNVDSNAFWSRYFFRVHKLKQVEEARAHLVKRVISADEDEDLSWEVDDDDYEEESHKNDVKDKKEAKDDDVGSENRDATIVKTTKIGSDLEEKKLGTESILESKVLQTPSNPRHGEDPESCGKDTEIKDDQLAEESRASGGKASGGAKLGAGESGKVDESSVMDSQVSVQEEDEIGWDEIEDIGSGDEKKMATSGASPNKIDIRKRLTIADDDEELSWDIEDDEDAVATKP